CCGACCACCTGCCGCGCCTCCTGCCGGACCGCCTCGAACGCGAGGTCGCCGGTGCCCGTCGCGATATCGAGGATCCGCGCGCCGCGCGGCTCGGCCAGCGCCACGGTGAGCCGGCGCCAGCGCCGATCGAGCCCGAGGGTCATCAGGCCGTTGACGAGATCGTAACGCGGCACGATCGCCGCGAACATCTCTCTGATGTGCGCGGGCTTGTCATCCTTGCGCGCAGAATCGTCCCGGATGCGCGCGGGTTTATCGATCGGATTGGGCCGTGGCTTCAAGTAGCGAAATGAGGGAGGTCAGTCGTCGAGGTTTAGTTGCTTGCGCGCGGCCTCGCTCATCCGATGAGGCGTCCAGGGCGGCTCCCAGACGATCTCGACGTTGGCGCGCGCGCAGTCCGGAATGCCGAGCAGCTTGTCTTCGATTTCGTTCGCGATCATCGCGCCCATCGAGCAGCCGGGCGCGGTCAGCGTCAATTGGATCGTGACGCCGGCGTCGCTGATCGCCACGCCATAGACCAGCCCGAGATCCACGATGTTGACCGGGATTTCCGGATCGTAGCACTCGCGCAGCACTTCGTAGATTTCTTCTTCGGTCAACATCGTTGGGTCAACAGGAGTATACAGCTAAGATAATCCTTATCGAAACCGACTCCGAGAGAAGCCTTATGCCTGACAAGGAAGAACTCTACGACGCCGCCATCGACCTGTACGCCGACGATAAGTGGGATGAAGCGATTGCGACCTACAACCAGGCGCTCGAGCTCGACCCGAGGTTCAGCGACGCCGTGCACGGACTCGCGATGTGCTATCAGGCCAAGGGCGACCTCGACACCGCGATCGCGCTGACCCAG
This region of Candidatus Binataceae bacterium genomic DNA includes:
- a CDS encoding iron-sulfur cluster assembly protein encodes the protein MLTEEEIYEVLRECYDPEIPVNIVDLGLVYGVAISDAGVTIQLTLTAPGCSMGAMIANEIEDKLLGIPDCARANVEIVWEPPWTPHRMSEAARKQLNLDD
- a CDS encoding tetratricopeptide repeat protein, which gives rise to MPDKEELYDAAIDLYADDKWDEAIATYNQALELDPRFSDAVHGLAMCYQAKGDLDTAIALTQRYIAAEPEDILAFTNLSMFYQKKGMIKEAEAAGAEARRLDWKRQLHEAKNKA